The following are encoded in a window of Acropora muricata isolate sample 2 chromosome 6, ASM3666990v1, whole genome shotgun sequence genomic DNA:
- the LOC136920573 gene encoding tuberin-like isoform X1, with amino-acid sequence MSKQNVSEGFRQKVKQFFGVKKGNVITSSVYEGPKPDEFYFHQELLQEISKESPLSNRVKVLRELCDFLASRRVEDHAIEAAWEAVNDLLEASNPVEARHVTLQFLTVMVFAQLGRLGILRAHFFSVVAGHKVAEDVSPRLELLKALSDNGKDISYFEEVTGPFLLSWMPEVMKGGRMDVFMPLVINVIHYNSSFLDEDIITGIVRETCNVTRTTKEEEDIELCLCLLDAVVRYSCLPSNALFDFIAIACRAVNIEKFCQHSWKIMRNLLGTHLGHRGVYTMCNIMEDSDNHSDTMLLRGSVFFIGMCLWGSQRVPNLKYSNTTVLPSMLQALSSHYSLVALEVTLSVQRLVKKYGHELNVVAWDSVLDISEALQKQIEVYSPGENSLIENLHILFTSIEELFETDKFNGPEERFFALIEKSASKRPEHSLHVLVSFKAQTVHPAQEGWLTNLHNLMEKYFRYEIRTSVRAKVLSVLSSLLTSYGHWYEDELLDVAVLPYLSHISEDQDVTVRNEAAQIIIDLCLTSDSLKCQDFLSIIEKVISRHVELLGKGQQLDEQEQLLQEEKELKDVKTAVSGLVQVFKAKLFRLPHSHAVKALQLLVSHVKAHYDHRYSTYIASIIRIMTFECFLSLRCDSSLRIGVCNSSEEENNTKFSRYFTCWHSDLDAKPSSHLGIIQYSEVFEVILKCVQDEWDWTVLEHVLKALPEVLQNKSLILSANPALNAMTSVLCHMVLEPSYIHDLHRVPSGVGRVGLLALIFQVLTVLATYHSNLDRRRQVELVRALELGLGTKCAVRCVSSLTLCTMEMQAVMKSLLPALLFRLSQISATVAMAAPMLEFLSGLVHLPHLYTSFQDSQYKSVFAICLPYTDPYRYSQYTVTLAYHVIAAWFVRSRLAYRKAFVGFVSKGLKASAVNPERFDPRPDSPALATAKSHSNNVSNQPSPQTAPRSISPVTKKETDSSCELHSEMSEVCMDMMARYAFAPCMSQPNRTKAVEFMLASGHSRTWMINNTIVTISTSGTYVGLDGVCENCLALREQKFDISSLEKSKLEKILQQRTTAIAADSAETLLTQASSDHSQGTGIGTRSSANSQTKPDASPKPDSKFTSLEKTALHKSLSVDTAKLKSLSEARSSNASERRNSEPVASAVNPRNCQCVCQGWAEILIRRPCGNLSWIMRIQNRETSASLDGDVSMAVVDDPQIGDFLSTESEKHSEILSTSTESGSVIVDVVRQPKPLDEFSNSVRQHHENESDKTMEPAQLDPVLIYSPSGSLTSPSSTTSQSLESEPYETRDRLLSQSPRKPANVFTMTEPDSCGALGSPEITSTSTEDVAQNQYRHKLRFEKPELGVSPAESYQVSSLPQQNQLGQRREYLSSSEMYRLASDEENVLSRKVEDHRERTGEQGIEFSETGKGEHHAVSQTRKDQRSNSRPCHTTDTDLQMTRDSADANGKAALTLSLDSGSRVAQLRELETESQAPKKSKLKKSSSTNSPIRNKSVLSQSLHSPFASPLQSRRSMAKKSKEAEDRLGLMSASGQPKKSSSSPELSSPPAFPRALGKTSSSRIVSHGGRPQSISKSDKSAPLPGDVADTGPKEPPILVTPSESFRYSLDPSFVFLQLYHASFLGSSNEKPEPLPDSEVIERAIKCLDRIPPYDTHKIGVIYVGPGQHDNEAAILGNVYGSSRYMTFLSGLGTLVRLRDCPPAEIYTGGLDRNGEDGEFAYSWQDDICQVIFHVATLMPTRESDPGCNSKKLHIGNDFVTIVYNDSQQTVKFGRIKGQFNFAEVVIKPLDNASNMVTLRFKDELKDLLTDSGPRVISDANLPRLVRQLVVHINMASVIHQSQKRPTDAYGCNWLERLRQLKRVRSKAAAENFSVPGSPIGKSSPSLGLRPPSLSVTGLTDFTEYVVIK; translated from the exons ATGTCAAAGCAGAACGTTAGCGAGGGCTTCCGTCAGAAGGTGAAGCAGTTTTTTGGTGTAAAGAAAGGCAATGTTATTACTAGCAGTGTTTATGAGGGTCCCAAACCAGACGAGTTTTACTTCCATCAAGAACTTCTCCAG GAAATCAGCAAGGAAAGTCCTCTATCCAATAGGGTGAAAGTTTTAAGGGAACTTTGTGATTTCCTGGCAAGTCGGCGGGTGGAGGAT CATGCCATTGAAGCTGCATGGGAAGCCGTTAATGATCTCCTTGAAGCCAGCAATCCCGTAGAAGCACGACATGTTACTCTTCAGTTTCTTACAGTTATGGTCTTTGCACAG CTAGGTAGACTTGGCATATTAAGAGCTCATTTTTTCTCCGTTGTGGCGGGCCACAAAGTTGCTGAAGATGTCTCACCCAG GTTGGAATTGTTGAAGGCTCTTAGTGATAATGGAAAGGATATTTCGTATTTTGAAGAAGTGACTG GACCTTTTCTATTATCATGGATGCCTGAAGTTATGAAGGGAGGGag AATGGATGTTTTCATGCCTCTTGTGATCAATGTGATTCATTACAATTCCAGTTTTTTGGATGAAGATATCATAACTGGCATCGTGAG GGAGACCTGTAATGTTACAAGAACAACCAAAGAAGAAGAGGACATAGAG CTCTGCTTGTGCCTGTTGGATGCTGTGGTTCGTTACAGCTGTCTGCCATCCAATGCCTTGTTTGACTTTATTGCTATAGCTTGTAGAGCTGTGAACATAGAAAAGTTTTGTCAACACAGTTGGAAG ATCATGAGAAATTTGCTGGGAACTCATCTTGGACACAGAGGAGTGTATACCATGTGTAATATCATGGAAGACAG TGACAATCACTCAGACACAATGCTACTGCGAGGATCAGTGTTCTTTATTGGAATGTGTCTGTGGGGCTCACAGAGGGTACCAAACCTGAAATACTCAAACACTACTGTATTACCTTCCATGTTACAA GCTCTTTCCTCTCACTACAGTCTTGTTGCCTTGGAAGTGACGCTTTCTGTCCAGAGACTGGTAAAGAAATATGGTCACGAACTTAATGTTGTGGCCTGGGACTCAGTGTTGGACATAAGCGAGGCTCTCCAAAAGCAAATCGAG GTTTACTCTCCAGGTGAAAATTCCTTGATAGAAAATCTCCACATTTTGTTTACCAGCATTGAGGAACTTTTTGAGACGGACAAATTTAATGGACCAGAGGAAAGGTTCTTTGCTTTGATTGAGAAAAGCGCAAGTAAGAGACCT gaGCATTCTCTTCATGTCCTGGTGTCATTTAAGGCTCAGACGGTCCATCCTGCTCAAGAAGGCTGGCTCACCAACCTTCATAATCTTATGGAGAAGTATTTTAG ATACGAAATCCGTACAAGTGTTAGAGCCAAAGTTCTCAGTGTCTTGTCTTCATTACTTACTTCATATGGACACTGGTATGAG GACGAGCTTCTTGATGTGGCAGTGTTGCCTTACCTCAGTCACATTTCTGAAGACCAAGATGTCACTGTCCGTAACGAAGCTGCGCAAATTATCATTGACTTATGTTTGACAAGTGATTCTCTAAAGTGTCAAGATTTTCTCTCCATCATAGAAAAG GTGATAAGTAGGCACGTTGAACTCTTAGGGAAAGGACAGCAGCTCGACGAACAAGAACAG TTATTGCAGGAGGAAAAGGAATTGAAAGATGTGAAGACAGCTGTCAGTGGCTTGGTGCAAGTTTTTAAG GCCAAGTTGTTTCGCTTACCGCACAGTCATGCTGTCAAGGCATTGCAACTCTTGGTATCTCACGTCAAGGCTCATTATGACCATAGGTACAGCACCTACATTGCCAGTATAATCCGAATCATG acatTTGAGTGTTTCCTTAGTCTACGTTGTGACTCCAGTCTACGAATTGGTGTATGCAACTCTAGTGAAGAGGAGAACAACACCAAGTTTAGCCGCTACTTTACATGTTGGCACAG TGATTTGGACGCCAAGCCGTCCTCTCATCTTGGCATTATTCAATACTCAGAAGTGTTTGAGGTTATTTTAAAGTGTGTGCAAGAT GAGTGGGATTGGACTGTACTGGAACACGTTTTAAAAGCCCTACCCGAGGTCCTACAAAATAAGAGCCTGATACTGTCAGCCAATCCAGCTCTGAATGCCATGACATCAGTTCTCTGCCACATG GTGTTGGAACCTTCCTATATTCATGATCTCCATCGTGTCCCCTCTGGTGTAGGAAGAGTAGGTTTGCTAGCTCTTATATTTCAA GTTTTGACAGTTCTTGCAACATATCACTCCAACTTAGACAGAAGGAGACAG GTTGAGTTGGTGAGGGCTTTAGAACTGGGCTTGGGTACCAAGTGCGCGGTCCGATGTGTGTCATCTCTGACTTTGTGCACCATGGAAATGCAGGCAGTTATGAAGAG TCTTCTCCCAGCTCTTCTCTTCCGTTTGAGCCAGATCTCCGCCACTGTTGCTATGGCAGCTCCGATGCTGGAGTTTCTCTCAG GATTGGTTCATTTACCTCACTTGTACACTAGTTTTCAGGACAGTCAATACAAAAGTGTATTTGCCATTTGTCTACCTTACACTGATCCATACAG GTATTCTCAGTATACCGTGACACTTGCCTACCACGTGATAGCTGCGTGGTTTGTCCGATCACGGCTGGCTTATCGCAAGGCATTTGTAGGATTTGTGAGCAAG GGTCTGAAAGCAAGTGCAGTTAACCCGGAGCGCTTCGATCCCAGACCAGACAGCCCCGCCTTAGCAACAGCCAAATCACATAGTAATAATGTCAGCAACCAGCCCTCACCCCAGACTGCTCCCCGGTCGATTTCGCCCGTAACCAAGAAGGAGACTGACTCATCGTGTGAACTGCACTCTGAGATGAGTGAAGTGTGTATGGACATGATGGCAAGATATGCATTTGCTCCATGTATGTCGCAACCAAACAG GACTAAGGCTGTTGAGTTCATGCTGGCCAGCGGTCACTCCCGCACTTGGATGATCAATAACACTATTGTAACAATAAGCACTTCTGGAACGTACGTTGGCTTGGACGGAGTGTGCGAGAACTGTCTCGCCTTACGAGAGCAAAAATTTGACATTTCATCCCTCGAAAAATCAAAACTAGAGAAAATTCTGCAGCAAAGAACAACAGCCATCGCGGCTGACTCCGCAGAAACACTTCTCACCCAAGCTTCCAGCGACCATTCACAAGGCACGGGAATTGGCACCAGGAGCTCTGCCAATTCACAGACAAAGCCAGATGCGTCGCCGAAACCCGACAGCAAATTCACGAGTTTGGAGAAGACAGCTCTTCATAAATCTCTCTCAGTCGATACTGCAAAGTTAAAATCATTGTCGGAGGCTCGAAGCAGTAATGCCTCTGAGAGGAGAAACAGCGAACCCGTCGCGAGTGCAGTTAATCCCCGCAATTGCCAATGTGTCTGTCAAGGGTGGGCAGAGATTTTGATACGGCGACCCTGCGGTAATCTGTCGTGGATCATGCGCATTCAAAACCGAGAGACGTCAGCGAGTTTAGACGGTGACGTTAGCATGGCTGTTGTggatgatccccaaattggtgATT ttttatctACAGAGAGTGAAAAACACTCAGAGATCCTGAGCACAAGTACAGAAAGCGGATCGGTGATTGTAGATGTAGTCAGGCAACCAAAACCATTGGATG AGTTTTCAAATTCTGTCAGGCAACACCACGAGAACGAGTCTGACAAAACCATGGAACCAGCTCAGCTCGACCCAGTCCTCATCTACTCTCCAAGTGGCAGCTTAACCTCGCCTTCAAGTACCACTTCACAGTCCTTGGAGTCAGAGCCTTATGAGACACGTGATCGACTCCTCAGCCAGAGCCCCAGGAAGCCAGCAAATGTGTTCACG ATGACAGAGCCCGACTCGTGCGGTGCGTTAGGCAGCCCAGAAATCACCTCCACTTCGACGGAAG ATGTTGCGCAAAACCAGTACAGGCACAAACTGCGGTTTGAAAAG CCTGAACTTGGAGTCTCTCCCGCTGAAAGTTATCAAGTTTCCTCTTTGCCACAACAGAACCAACTAGGGCAAAGGAGAGAGTACTTGTCCTCATCGGAGATGTATCGG cTTGCAAGTGATGAAGAAAACGTTCTTTCAAGAAAGGTTGAAGACCATAGGGAACGTACTG GAGAACAAGGCATTGAATTCTCAGAGACGGGTAAAGGCGAACACCATGCTGTATCTCAAACAAGAAAGGACCAGAGGTCTAATTCACGGCCCTGCCACACCACGGATACAGACCTCCAAATGACCCGAGACAGTGCTGACGCGAACGGGAAAGCTGCTTTAACTCTGAGCCTTGATTCGGGATCAAGAGTTGCTCAGCTTCGAGAGCTTGAAACCGAATCTCAA GCCCCAAAGAAAAGTAAACTGAAAAAATCATCAAGCACCAATTCACCAATCAGAAACAAGAGCGTTTTGAGTCAATCTCTCCATTCTCCTTTCGCCTCTCCCCTTCAAAGCAGAAGGTCGATGGCCAAGAAAAGTAAAGAGGCTGAAGACAGGCTTGGTCTCATGAGTGCCAGCGGTCAACCGAAAAAAAGCTCTTCATCACCGGAACTCTCGTCACCTCCAGCTTTTCCGAGAG CGCTTGGCAAAACGTCGAGTTCCAGAATCGTATCTCATGGTGGAAGACCACAGTCCATCAGTAAGTCCGATAAATCAGCTCCTTTACCAGGAGACGTGGCAGATACTGGGCCTAAAGAACCACCTATTTTGGTAACGCCGTCAGAGTCTTTCAGGTACTCCTTGGACCCTTCTTTTGTGTTTCTGCAGCTTTATCATGCTTCCTTTCTTGGATCATCTAACGAGAAACCTGAACCTCTTCCTGATAGTGAG GTGATCGAACGAGCTATTAAATGTCTGGATCGCATTCCACCCTATGACACGCACAAGATTGGTGTTATATATGTTGGCCCAGGGCAACACGACAACGAAGCTGCTATCCTGGGAAATGTCTACGGGTCATCGCGCTACATGACGTTCCTTTCGGGACTCGGGACGCTGGTTCGTCTGCGGGACTGCCCCCCTGCAGAGATTTATACTGGTGGACTTGACAGGAATGGAGAGGACGGTGAATTTGCGTACAGTTGGCAGGACGATATCTGTCAAG TTATTTTCCACGTGGCCACATTGATGCCAACACGAGAGTCGGACCCAGGCTGCAACTCTAAAAAGTTACATATCGGTAACGATTTTGTGACCATCGTCTACAATGATTCCCAGCAGACAGTCAAGTTTGGGAGAATAAAG GGCCAATTTAATTTTGCCGAAGTAGTTATCAAACCACTAGATAATGCTTCCAATATGGTGACACTGCGATTCAAAGACGAGTTGAAAGATCTGTTAACTGACTCAGGACCACGGGTTATTTCCGACGCTAATCTTCCCCGCTTAGTAAGGCAGCTGGTGGTACACATAAAT ATGGCATCTGTTATCCACCAAAGCCAGAAGAGACCCACTGACGCTTACGGCTGCAATTGGCTGGAACGACTGCGACAACTAAAGCGCGTGCGCAGCAAGGCGGCCGCTGAGAATTTTTCAGTTCCCGGCAGTCCCATCGGGAAAAGTTCTCCCTCACTTGGTCTGCGCCCGCCATCTTTATCAGTCACAGGTCTAACAGACTTCACCGAGTACGTCGTCATAAAATAA